From a region of the Candidatus Omnitrophota bacterium genome:
- a CDS encoding phosphonopyruvate decarboxylase, with the protein SHESVGGQPTVADKIDIKSILIACGFSSTYEARTKEEIKAAVEKMKNEGKCALILYTKQGSRDDLGRPTTTPIENKESFMKQFEE; encoded by the coding sequence CCTCTCACGAATCTGTTGGTGGCCAACCAACCGTGGCTGACAAGATTGATATCAAATCAATTCTAATTGCTTGTGGCTTTTCTTCAACCTATGAAGCGAGAACAAAAGAAGAAATAAAAGCCGCAGTTGAAAAAATGAAAAATGAAGGCAAATGCGCTTTAATTTTGTATACCAAACAAGGAAGTAGGGATGATTTAGGTCGCCCAACAACGACTCCGATTGAAAATAAAGAATCTTTCATGAAACAATTCGAGGAATAA